GCATGGGGGTACCAGGACTCGTGGCAGTGGCATCAAATATGTGCCATAAGTTCCCAAAGGCACTCGTTGGTGCAATAAAGAGGGCAAAATATGGCCAGGTGGATATAAAACTTGGCCTTATAATGGGTGCCTCTGCAGAGGCGGGAGTGCTTATAGGTGCCCAGATTCAGGAAAACATCAAAAGGTCCTTTGGTGATGCAGGTTCGAACCTTTATGTAAGTGTAGCCTTTGTGGTGGTCCTTGCCATAGTGGGTGGATTTGTCCTCGGGGATGCCTTTAAATCAAAGAAGAATACTCAGATAGAGGTGGAAGAAGAGGAGGTAACAAGGATAGCAAAATGGATCCAATCCATAAACATCCCTGGCACAATGATCTACTTCAGGAGTCTCAATGCAAAGGTCTCTGTATTATTCACCATCCCTCTTGGATTTGCTACAGGTATGCTTGCCGCAACCATTGCAGTCGGAGGCTTTATAGGTGTTCCATCAATGATATACCTACTGGGTGCTCCGAGCCTTATGGCTTCTGCAACAGAGCTGGTAATTGCCTTTGTGATGGGTATGGGAGGGTCTTTTAAGTATGCCCTTCATGGTCTTGTGGATATACGACTGGCAATGATAATACTTGCGGGCTCTCTCTTTGGTATCCAACTTGGTGCAATAGGGACAACCTATGTTAAAGGATACATGATAAAACTCGTAATGGGAACAATAATGGTTATCGTCTTATTCAGCAGGGCATTGATGATTCCTGTCTATCTTAGTCAACTTAATCTCATATCTCACCTTGGAGAAACAATGGTAAAGATTCTTAAGGCTTCAAGTTTTGCTATAATGGTCCTGGCACTTCTGTTTGGTGGATTAATGGTCCTGGGAGCCCTCGTGAAAGGAATAAAGGAAGAAAAGAGATTGGAAAAAGGACTTTCAGTTACATAGGAGGAATTTATAATTATGAGTATCTACAGCAAGATTCTTGTGGCCATTGATGGCTCACTTACCAGTCTGCATGCCCTTGAGGAGTTCTTTAAACTCGCTCAGAATGAGGGAAACAGGATTACTGTGGTCTCGGTTATTCCACCATACATAGGAGACCTTGCCCTTGTCGCCGTTGGAGATATAATAGCAGCAATAAAAAAGCCTTGGGAAGAAGCACTTAAAAAAGCACAGGAACTTGCTGATAAACATAAGGTTCTCATAAAAACGGTCTGTGAAGAGGGTGAACCTTATGAGAGGATAATAGACCTTGCCCAGGCAGAAAATTGTGATCTCATAGTAATGGGCAGAAGGGGACTCAAGCGCCTTGAGAGGGTTCTTCTCGGAAGCGTTACCGCAAGGGTAATTGGATACAGTCCAATAGATGTCCTTGTTGTTACAAAAGATACCTTTGTGGGATGGCAGAGGATTCTTTTGGCAACAGATGGCTCTAAATACAGTGAACCTGCTACCAGAAGGGCAATAGACCTTGCCAGCTCCTATGGAGGAGAAATTAAGGTTATCTCGGTCGTTGATGTGCCTCCAGAATTTTATGCGGAATCACCAAAGACGGTAGATGAATTAATCACTAAGACAAAGGGGTATGTTGAAGCTGTAAAAAGGAATGCTGAAGGTGTTGGCGTGAGCACAGAGAGCTTTGTCCGTGAAGGAGAGTCCTATAAGGTAATTGCTGATATGGCCGAGCAACTTAAGGTAAACATTATTGTGATGGGCTCTCATGGTAGAACCGGTCTCGAACGGCTTCTCATGGGAAGTGTTACGGAAAAGGTCATCGGCCACACAGACCGGGCAGTGCTCGTCGTAAAAAGCGGGTTTTAGGTGGGATAGAGGGGCCGGTAACCGTATCCTTCATCCTTCTTTTACCTCGGTTTTATCCGGCCATACCGTAATAGAGAAACGGTCTTTGGTGAGCTTTTGTGATATCCCGCAAATTTCAAGGAGATATTCAGCAATCTCGGGACGGTTCAAAATCATCCATTTTCTTGTGAAACTTTAGGCGCGGTTAACCTTCCGCAGAAGTAGGGTGGGCATTACCCACCAATCTGTTCGCCATCTACGCCTTTTTGGTGGGCGGTGCCCACCCTACCTCTCAGCCGCAAGCTTTCACAGTAAAGTGAACCATCCCGCAATCTCTCTTTTTATTTTTCCAGGGATATTGTAACCGTTCAGTCCTTTTTTGTCGTAAGGGAAGAGGAGGTAGTAGAGAGAGCGGATAATGTGCTCATGATAATTGCGTTGCCAAAAACGCCCACGAAACCGCGGCCAGTCGAGAGTTCTAACGCCACGGGTGTATTCAACCGTCGTCAACGATCTGTAGGGGCAACCCTTGTGGTTGCCCCTGTGGTTGCCCTGTCATTTTGGGCACCCACAAGGGGTGCCCCTACGATTACAATGATACCGTGGATGTGGTTGGGCATGGTGATGAATGTGTCTAAATCAACGTCTGGAAATCGACTTGGTAATGCGTTCCATTCGTTGTAACCGTTCAACCATAAAGCCACTAAGCCACGAAGAGAATGATAGAATAGCACACGGATGACACAGATTTTGGCGGATTCTCACGGATTTTTTCTAATAAATTTTTATCCGTGTCAATCCGTTTCATCCGTGTAATCCGTGTGCTATTATTGGTAATCTTTGTGTCTTTGTGCCTTAAGAGCTGAATAGTTACAAAAATTTCCCCTCAATTTTCATTGCCCCCTGAACGGTTAGGGGATATTAGCGTCTAAAGGCATACATCCCCCCATTTGAAAACAGGGTATGCTCATCCAGCTCGATTGTTACAGCATCGTCTGTAAAAATAGCCTCGATCTTATTTAGATCTCCAGGCATCTCTTCCGGCAAACAAGTTATCTCTTTAGGTCTTTCATTTTGGTAATAGCGAATGTTTATTTTCTTCGAACCGAGTAAATGGGGCAAATGAGAGACAAACTTCAGGGCCTTTTCGGGAGGAACTTCGAAACTTAGTCCGTCGTCTCTGGCAGCCACATACAGCTCCGGATCACCGAATCTTCTTTCGCTCTTTTTGCTTTCTAAAGGGCCGCTGAATCCTTCCAGATCTTCCAGAGGAAGATAGCTCAAGAGATCTGTCTTTTCTTGAGGTGTCATTCTTCGAATCAATTCAGCTATCACACGGCTTATATTGGAAATAGACTTTTGTGGCACCAACCTTCCTCCTCAGTCAGAAGTCAGAGGTCTTCTGTCCTCTATCCTCTGTCTTCTGTCCCTGTTACTCTGAAGTCATAATCACTACTTCCACCCGCCGGTTCCTCCGGCGTCCTTCTTCGGTCTTGTTGCTGACCAGGGGCTCATTTCCCCCATAGCCCCTGATTGACAGCAGCCTGGGGGAGACATTCCCTTTCTCGATCAAATATTTCATTACATTATCGGCCCTGGCTTCTGATAATTGGAGATTAAGAAGGCTTGATTCTTCATCAGCTTCAGTGTGCCCTTCGATTATCACTTTTTTAAGTTGAGGATGCAGCTTAATGGCTTGAGCCACCGCATCCAATATATCAAAATACTCGGGTTCTACGGTTATTCTTAATCGAGGAAATGGTATGGGAAGAACCATTACCAACTTGCTGTCTTCCTTAATTACCTCTACCTCCTTATCTCTTAGATTTTTCAGGGCTTCCTCTAAATTGGCCGGTCCTGCCTTTTTTTCTTTCCCTATCACTTCCTCGGCCGGCTCTAATTTTGGTTTGGGTGATCTCTCTTTCTCCGTTATCTCCACCACAGGCATTTTTTCCTTTTCATCTCTTTTTTCACCGGTCGGGGCTTTAGCCTGTTTTTCCGCAGGTTCCGGCTTGGTTGGTTTTGGTTGATATACCTCGGCCGCTTCAGGGATAGATAATTGGGCCTTATATTGGTTCAAGGCAGCGGCAAGCTCCTCTATTCTTTTTTCCGCCTTCTCTTTAGCGGCAACTGCCTCTTGTGTTTTTGCATGCGCCAGGAAGATTTCCTCTCTCAATTTATTTATCTCAGCCACTATTTCCTCGTTTTTCTGGGTTTCAGCTTCGATTTTTTGCCGGGCGGAAACCAGCTCCCCTTTTGCCTGGGCCAATTCACTCTGAAGGGCTTCAGACTCACTTTTTTGTTGCGCCAGGGCCAGGTCTCTCTTTGTTTGAGTCAATTCAGCCTGCAGGGTTTCCAAACGCTTCTCAGCGGCGGCGAGGTCGGTCTTAGCATTCTCGGCCATAGAGAGTCCTCGCTGCATCTCTTCCCGAGCTTTAAGGATTTCCTCCTTTTCTTTAAGGAGCAATTTGCTTTCCTTTTCCTGATCCGCTATGGTCTGTTGAGCCGCCTCAAGCTTAGCCCTGGCAGCCGAGAGTTCCCCTTGCATCTTTTCTTGATTCGCCATGGCGCCCTGAGCCGCCTTAAGCTCAGCCTGAAGACGGGACAATTCCCCCCTCAGTTTATTTACTTCTTCTTCCGCCTCTTTTCTGGCACGATCGGCCTGATCCGCCTTATCTCTTTGGGAAAATAGTTCTTGCCGCAGTTCTTCTATTCTTCCCCCCTTAATTCGGCTAAGGCCCCCTTTCTCTAAATTCTCTCGTTTTTCTTTCTCTTCTATAAGGTTACGCTCGGCTAAAGCCATTTCATCTTTAAGTCTGGCCAATTCCTTTTCGATCTCATTAATGGTCTCTTGCGACTTTTTCTTAATGGCCTCTACCTTTTCTCTGGCTTCTCTGACCGCCTCATCTGTTTGGACTTGAGCCTCTCCCCCCACCCTGCTCAAAAACAGGACCATAAAAATCAACCCGATAATAAAACTTAACCTTCTTCCTTTCATCATCATCACCCCTTATTTTAATTAACGTAACCGTTCAGGTATGCACGAATTAGCACGGATAAATAACACAGGACAGAAGGCGGAAGTGTAGGGACAGGGCTTGTCCCTGTCCGTGCTTGTCCATGTCCGTTCCGTAGACGGACAACCACAAGGGTTGTCCCTACAGCCTAAGGACAGACCCTAATCACGGACACGGCTCACGGATTTTCCGTATTTCATCTGTGTGCATCTGTGGCTGAAATGTAACTATTCAGGCAGATAGGCTGAAGGCTGAAGGCTGAAGTTCAATAGCCTTCAGCCTTCAGCCTATCCACCTGAGTAGTTACAATAAATTGTTAATTAGG
This region of bacterium genomic DNA includes:
- a CDS encoding sulfite exporter TauE/SafE family protein, which translates into the protein MHDITQTVSNFVDLNWMNMTYLFLVGFIGGLVSGFIGSGGAFVLTPGMMSMGVPGLVAVASNMCHKFPKALVGAIKRAKYGQVDIKLGLIMGASAEAGVLIGAQIQENIKRSFGDAGSNLYVSVAFVVVLAIVGGFVLGDAFKSKKNTQIEVEEEEVTRIAKWIQSINIPGTMIYFRSLNAKVSVLFTIPLGFATGMLAATIAVGGFIGVPSMIYLLGAPSLMASATELVIAFVMGMGGSFKYALHGLVDIRLAMIILAGSLFGIQLGAIGTTYVKGYMIKLVMGTIMVIVLFSRALMIPVYLSQLNLISHLGETMVKILKASSFAIMVLALLFGGLMVLGALVKGIKEEKRLEKGLSVT
- a CDS encoding universal stress protein: MSIYSKILVAIDGSLTSLHALEEFFKLAQNEGNRITVVSVIPPYIGDLALVAVGDIIAAIKKPWEEALKKAQELADKHKVLIKTVCEEGEPYERIIDLAQAENCDLIVMGRRGLKRLERVLLGSVTARVIGYSPIDVLVVTKDTFVGWQRILLATDGSKYSEPATRRAIDLASSYGGEIKVISVVDVPPEFYAESPKTVDELITKTKGYVEAVKRNAEGVGVSTESFVREGESYKVIADMAEQLKVNIIVMGSHGRTGLERLLMGSVTEKVIGHTDRAVLVVKSGF
- a CDS encoding OmpA family protein — encoded protein: MMMKGRRLSFIIGLIFMVLFLSRVGGEAQVQTDEAVREAREKVEAIKKKSQETINEIEKELARLKDEMALAERNLIEEKEKRENLEKGGLSRIKGGRIEELRQELFSQRDKADQADRARKEAEEEVNKLRGELSRLQAELKAAQGAMANQEKMQGELSAARAKLEAAQQTIADQEKESKLLLKEKEEILKAREEMQRGLSMAENAKTDLAAAEKRLETLQAELTQTKRDLALAQQKSESEALQSELAQAKGELVSARQKIEAETQKNEEIVAEINKLREEIFLAHAKTQEAVAAKEKAEKRIEELAAALNQYKAQLSIPEAAEVYQPKPTKPEPAEKQAKAPTGEKRDEKEKMPVVEITEKERSPKPKLEPAEEVIGKEKKAGPANLEEALKNLRDKEVEVIKEDSKLVMVLPIPFPRLRITVEPEYFDILDAVAQAIKLHPQLKKVIIEGHTEADEESSLLNLQLSEARADNVMKYLIEKGNVSPRLLSIRGYGGNEPLVSNKTEEGRRRNRRVEVVIMTSE